The proteins below are encoded in one region of Apium graveolens cultivar Ventura chromosome 4, ASM990537v1, whole genome shotgun sequence:
- the LOC141718977 gene encoding uncharacterized protein LOC141718977: protein MPMVLWSYNTTPRSTTGETPFLLTYGYEAMVPVEVGAGSLWRDAFIEEDAEVNQRLHLDLLNEARANAQLKLAAYQQRVARYFNKKVKSVPFKVEDLVLRKVMPNTKIAQHGVLRANWEGPYKVKAILWKGTYRLEDLDGKLIPRAWNAEHLRKYYQ, encoded by the coding sequence ATGCCCATGGTCCTTTGGTCTTACAACACGACACCTAGGTCAACCACAGGTGAAACCCCTTTTCTGCTGACCTATGGGTATGAGGCCATGGTTCCCGTGGAGGTAGGAGCAGGATCTCTATGGAGAGATGCATTCATCGAGGAAGATGCAGAAGTTAACCAGAGGCTCCACTTGGATCTGTTAAATGAAGCCCGGGCGAACGCTCAATTGAAGCTCGCTGCGTATCAGCAGAGGGTCGCAAGGTATTTCAATAAAAAGGTAAAATCCGTACCATTCAAGGTTGAAGATCTCGTGTTACGAAAGGTTATGCCTAACACTAAGATAGCTCAGCACGGGGTGCTtagagctaattgggaaggaccgtacaaaGTTAAAGCTATACTCTGGAAAGGGACCTATCGCTTAGAAGATCTGGATGGTAAACTTATTCCTCGAGCATGGAATGCAGAACATTTACggaagtattatcagtaa
- the LOC141718978 gene encoding uncharacterized protein LOC141718978: MQTIPGVGTFNVGDLKRLLNHLEGRVTATAEIPSPFSVAVREAQLSAGYRNTTSDLHFHRNSDPVEFLGRFNIEMDVYQVPDLARCRLLAATFRESAQQWFQKLGLGLITSWDQMKTLFLTKFQAAREGASDEALKSFLIAGLRVGSDFWKHLQEKDPATLADVFALAESFKAIEQSLAEMQLTSQSSQRSKGRKRDRSPSPRYRRSGRSPDRVNIASTRRGWSPPSNYDYRTSRYTPLVTSIEHIYEVNKNKGLFRKPEALSSWQSKDKKKYCEYHESSGHNTHECQHLKDEIEALIKEGYLGEWVVKEVRKHKDDRTREEERRAPRGANNDTLEENKFVRDGSIRTIYGGDPEMECSNRALAKYAREARFRPLTDIHRVETRPPKVFKGESMDITFREADARWVHHPHNDALVISIQIGTKNVHRAFMDNGSSANILYYSTFKKMGLPDQDMSGEDSWVYGFSGAGVRVMGSIRLPCTLGESPLSVTKMLEFKVLNQGSSHNVLLG, from the exons ATGCAGACCATCCCAGGCGTGGGAACATTCAATGTGGGAGACTTAAAAAGGCTACTTAACCACCTGGAAGGCAGGGTGACGGCCACAGCCGAAATCCCTTCCCCATTTTCGGTGGCAGTAAGAGAGGCACAGTTGTCGGCCGGATATCGCAACACTACTAGCGATCTCCATTTCCACAGAAACTCAGATCCGGTGGAATTCCTGGGCCGTTTTAATATAGAGATGGATGTGTACCAAGTCCCGGACTTGGCTCGATGCCGTCTCTTGGCGGCAACCTTTAGAGAAAGTGCCCAGCAGTGGTTTCAAAAGCTCGGGCTAGGATTGATCACCTCATGGGATCAAATGAAAACTCTGTTCTTAACCAAGTTCCAAGCCGCG CGTGAGGGGGCATCAGACGAAGCCCTGAAAAGCTTCTTGATCGCAGGATTAAGGGTTGGCTCGGACTTTTGGAAGCACTTGCAAGAGAAAGACCCGGCTACTCTGGCAGATGTCTTCGCTTTGGCAGAATCTTTTAAAGCTATAGAACAATCTCTGGCAGAGATGCAACTGACTTCACAGTCAAGTCAGAGAAGCAAAGGAAGGAAGAGAGATAGGTCTCCAAGCCCAAGGTACCGAAGAAGTGGTCGAAGCCCAGACCGGGTGAATATAGCAAGCACAAGGAGGGGATGGAGTCCTCCTTCAAATTACGATTACAGGACAAGCCGGTACACACCTTTGGTCACATCTATCGAGCATATCTACGAAGTAAACAAGAATAAAGGGCTATTTAGAAAACCTGAAGCTTTATCGTCATGGCAAAGCAAAGACAAGAAAAAATATTGCGAATACCATGAATCATCTGGACATAACACGCATGAGTGCCAACATCTAAAGGATGAAATCGAAGCACTTATCAAGGAAGGATACCTCGGAGAATGGGTAGTCAAGGAAGTAAGGAAGCACAAGGATGACAGAACAAGGGAAGAGGAAAGACGAGCCCCGCGCGGGGCAAACAATGATACCCTGGAGGAAAATAAATTTGTCAGGGATGGCAGTATCCGAACAATCTACGGGGGAGATCCCGAGATGGAATGCAGCAACCGAGCCTTGGCAAAATACGCTAGGGAAGCCCGGTTCAGGCCTCTCACAGACATTCATAGGGTGGAAACTCGGCCACCCAAGGTGTTTAAGGGTGAGTCCATGGATATCACCTTCAGAGAAGCAGATGCCCGATGGGTACATCATCCCCATAATGATGCACTGGTTATTTCCATCCAAATCGGAACCAAGAACGTCCATAGAGCCTTCATGGATAATGGAAGCTCGGCAAACATCCTCTATTACAGCACCTTCAAAAAGATGGGACTACCTGATCAAGATATGTCTGGGGAAGACTCGTGGGTCTATGGTTTTTCAGGCGCAGGAGTTAGAGTCATGGGGTCTATTCGGCTGCCATGTACTCTGGGGGAAAGCCCATTGTCGGTAACAAAGATGCTTGAATTTAAGGTCCTGAATCAGGGATCATCCCACAACGTGTTATTGGGATGA